Sequence from the Helianthus annuus cultivar XRQ/B chromosome 13, HanXRQr2.0-SUNRISE, whole genome shotgun sequence genome:
tgtTGCAACTCTTAGTTAATGTTTTAAATGGTTTGATTCGTTTTTATTGAACTGTTAATTTTAGGATTAAAGTGTCAACCGGTTCCCGCGAGAACCGTTTACACGAGAACCGTTTAACCGGCTCGGAACTGAACCGGAACCGTTATAATAcggttcggttccggttcttaAATTTAGCAATTAACAGTTCCGGTTCGGTtctggttcggttcggttcggtccGGTTCTGAACCATTGCCCAGCCCTAGGTACAAATATATTTGGTGGACCAGATTAATTTACAAACTTTTCTTTGGGTCGGATTGGATAGGCGGGTTCTGTTATACTTTGATGATATCATCAGGGTTACATAAAAGATGTTTATATATAACATCAAATCATACATTTAATTTCTATATATACTTTGTCACTTATCTAATAGTCTAACAGGTTTACTGGGCGGGTAGAACTTAAGGTTAATTAAAAGTTGATGTTTTCTTAGAGTTGTTAAAGATACGAAAGTGGGATCACTTGTTTAAATCTCGAGGGTTTTACTAGTTCATATGTCAACTAGTTGATGTTTAATGGATTCAGTGACAAGTGTGTAAGTAGAAATCAAGTGGAAAGGCGGTTTTATAGCCTAGCGGCATCTTAGGGGTGTGATAAAGCTTTGAGACCAATAGatcctgggttcgattcctacAAAGGGGGTTTTActatatttattgggttttcttcCTGAATTAGTGTATAGGCATTacgcctagtggagatggatatgatcggatggttctgctggtggcacgatgatactccagtggtccgtcagtgatccaaatttgtcattaaaaaaaacgaaaaagaAATCAAGTAGAAAGGGTAATTTTGTCCTAGATTAAaacacatgcaagtcacatgccTACAAACAtccacatgcaagtcacatgctaCTTCTCCAGTGTTTTAAACGTCCGTAATTTTTTTATACgtcatttgtttttgaaaaaaaattgtaccataaaatcaagcgtctttttatctttaatatgagtaccttATTGttatacttttcaaaaaaaaaaaatcaaaaacccagctgcgtattacacaatggacataacgtaAAAGACACAATAGAAAAGTAGACCAAAAACACAATCGATGACAAcggataaaagacacaatggaaaacagactaaaacacaatggacataacATAAATAGGGATGAGCATGGTACCCATTCGGTGCCGAACAGGTACCGGTACTGCTaccgaaaatcctcaaaagtgggtacTAGTACCGGTACTGAATATACCAGGTACGGTACGGTTCAGTACCGGTATTTTAGTATacaaaccggtaaataccggtaccgtaccggacTTGTACCGAACCGGTatcgaaaatgtcaaaagtcggtaccgaattggtaccgAAATGTAtccggttcggtaaattcggtaccagtacccagtaccatttgctcatccctaatgtaaaacacaacgagtgtgaaactaaaaacacaatggaaagtagaCTAAACACACAATTGATGacagcagataaaagacacaataaatAACTAActaaacacaatggacaacagacTAAAAACACAACGAATAGAGGACTAAACACAATGatcagaacctataacacaatgtatagaaaactcACCCAGTTGAAAAACACAATAATCAGAAGAAATAACAcaatgtatacaaaacccaaaTATAACACTTCAACTTAATTCATGACAAATTGATGCTAGCACATGTCTCTAGGTCATTTAAACTTTTTTCCTTTTCAAATAAAATCACAAATTAAAACTTCTATGCAATTTATAAATTTCCTAAGTTTTTATAGAATTTTTGGTTTGGCTATTAACTAAATCCTCATCATCGTAAGTTGACCCTTAATGTATGTGTATGCACACGATTAGGAGCTACAAGTGGTATCGGGTCTGAGACAACACGGGTGCTTGCCTTAAGCAGAGTACATGTTATTATGGCAGTAAGAAATACAGAAAAAGCGATACAAGTTAAAGAAACTATACTTAAAGACATACCAGATGCTAAAGTCGATGTAATGGAGTTAGATCTCAGCACTATGGCATCCGTGCGGGACTTTGCAGCCAAATACCGGTCGTCGGGCCTTCCCCTACATGTTCTAGTGTAAGATACCATACCTTACATAAGCTGTGGATTGGTCAAGCAGGTTAAATATCGAGTTCATAATTGTGGGGTCTTTTTTTATTGCAAGTAATAATGCAGGTGTTTTGTCTCCACAATTCAAGCTTTCGAAGGAGAATATCGAACTCCATTTTGCGACTAATCATTTAGGTGTGTTTCACTTTTGTCATGAATGAAGTTTCTTTGAAAGTAGGTTGTTTAGGAACAAAACATGTACTTCTGTGGGCAAACTCATAGGAAAGTAGGTTTTTTGTATTTGTAAGTCATTCACTTACCAGGTGGTGGTGTAAGGTGAAGTGAGTCTTAAAATTCTAAAAGAAAAATATGTGTTACTAATTTGGGCTTTGAAATTGTTGATGGTAGAGCTTTTGGTCTAGAACTATGCGTAGATAGATGATATGGGAATAACAAAATTGAGAGCAAAAtacatttttttacaaaaaaagacCCTAACTTTAATAAATACAAGCCTTGGGTCCCTAAAGAACTTGAGCAACTGTGCATTTAACCCCTATGAGCAAACTCGAGGCAAAATGTTTATAGAGTTTGTTGGTGTGGTAAGTGAACTCAGCAAATTCACTGAGGTGGCAAGTGAACTTCATAGAAAGTCTTTCTGGATTACAGTTATGAACTTGTGATCTAAAAAAATTATGTGGAGTTCGCTTGTTTCCCAAGAGAACCTACCAAGTTCGCTTGTCACACCCGTTAACTCTAAAAAACATCTTGTCGTAAAGACACTGACTAGAAGTACATGAAGTTCCAAAGAACTCCTAAGTATCAGTCCTGTTACTAAAGGTACAACGTACTTTGGCAACAAGTTTGATCATGTATTTGTTACTAGAAACAACAATTGAGAAACCCTAATTAAAAGCATCAATTCTTCGGTTTCCAGGTCATTTTCTTTTGACGAATCTGTTACTAGAGACGATGAAGACAACTGCATATGACCAAAACATAGAAGGACGAATAATAAACGTATCATCTGAAGGACATCGTTTGACATACAGTGGAACTTTATCTAATCATATAAATAATGAATCAAGGTTAACAAAACACAAAATCGTTCTCCATACGAAACAACCTTTTTGCAAAACAAATCGAGTTACCGGTTTTATATGCATGACAACGCATGCATTATACATGCAGGTACAATCATATATATGCTTATGGACTATCAAAATTGGCGAATATACTTCATGCTAACGAGCTAGCAAGGCATTTGAAGGTGCTTTTAGTCATTTTGATTTCTTTAACTAGTGTTAGACTGGATGAGAGATTGATTATATATACTGACCCACCTTGATCGTTAGGAGGAGGGGGTCAACATCACCGCAAATTCATTGCATCCTGGATTCATCAACACTAATATTTTTCGTGGCCACAACATATTCATGGGTACGTGTATGGTTGTAAAAATCATTAGACGCTAGTTAGGTATGGACTATTGGTTAATCATGATAAATCGGATTGGAAATTTACAGTTAATCTTTcaaacatacatatatatatatatatatatatatcgaaacgggatcaggagaaaacgcccaaaaatgcgagaacggtgagaacgcattcTGGCCAAACGCGTGGCGCGGgacatgatcagggtccgaggggttttttgtcttttcaatcttcttttattttcccaacGCGCTATAACATTTTCTGGTGTCTAAGATTTTTctggcgttaattgtatttattaaactttttggcgttgaattaattgtttttatgtcacatagataattttttggcgttatagcgttttcTGGTAATTTTTTTGGCCTTTTGTGGCGTTTTGTTTAATAATTCACCACGAGTCATAAATAttttcataagattacaataagaccaaatgtttttttggcgtttagtgaattttttggcgtttaatacattTGACAAGGTGGGTCAGTATATATAATCAATCTCTTCTTGATttattttggcgttttgaaccttttttgaataccttagctagatgccaactttcctacatGAACCCGTCTTTTTCAGACGAAGCTGtttagtggcatcctgttttttggtgtgatgttcttgtttggtggcatgtcattgaagatcaactcttgcttaatgctatttataataattgagtccaaaatagcattttacacttgtgttgatCCCTTTATTCCATGCCGATATTCATCAAGAAtaaagctcacatgatggcatatcactgtcatcagtctctttttcttgaatatttgtccatctcgttcagcaaaatattattgagataACCCCCTCaggagaagaatccattcagtgaaagctttgccatctgtggttATTTTAACCAACATTTTTTGGCGTTTCAAAGTGAGTGGTTTCAAGAGGATTTGGCGTTtgtttttctgggtgtgatcaattcattgtgtatagacctctctcttataggagttttttggcgcgtagtttaggcgggatatttttattgtaataaatgatagtaataaagtaactgtcttttcagttactgtttttgtatttactgttttgaTCAGCTTTATCAGTGTATAGgtgatagacgtcccatcttctaagtttggcgttttttttaaatggcattatgcagaccaagatgacaaaatacaataacggagaaaataaaatattaaaacccttcgtcagaaggtactttatccgaaaagtattcatcacttgcgtcatcttcttcctcggagtcttcatctggatctcatccatgtcatcaccttcacctTCATTGGCTTCTagttcctgaagattctgaagcctccacttgaacatgttttgcattaactccaattttgagttCATTTCTGTGTTCAaacaagtggcgttatgcaattcttccatgaaaccaaGCCCCTactttgtcatgatgttttcaagcaAGTAGACTTCCTGCTCTCCGTTGTCATATATATAAcagtcaccatgtctgtttcatcatcaaaatgcCATGATGTCATGGCAGGGTCCGGCTTTACATCTGCTTTGATTGGCCCAAATTTCcttgttaatgctttcataagcatatgtgtttcatggcattcgGTGTCCAGAGCGATGCCAAGGGATAAGATACCCCTATgtacctcttcttccatcttcaaaatAGCCTTGATCGtcctaacatacaccctccttctatTGTCAAAACGCAGGACGAATCGCCTGATTGCAAGAGTGTATCTCCAAcaaacgattgttgccatttttggtgttttggttaagttggcgttttttgttaaagatgttttttgcggaaatggatagattgaagtgattatggaagggATGTTTTACGTCGTTTATATAATGAAGTTTTTGGCgtgtaatttaggagggaatttcttctaataaatgttaataactgaaattcagttactgtgttgtttcCTCTTCCTGCAATATCCAACGCGTTTAATCAccattttggcgttttgtttttaatggcgttttatttatttttgaatggcgtgttatcatttgatggtgttttgaatttgagcggtaaaagaccatttacccttaatgaagcgcgtcccacataataaaattgatgttatttacgaaaacgccgccgcgcaatctagtccatggattgttttgattggACGACCCATAaacgttctcaccgttctcacactttcaaccgttttctctaaatcctgaccctatatatatatatatatatatataatcttacATAGATTTAATACTTAAGGTAATTACAACTTTTGAACATA
This genomic interval carries:
- the LOC110897884 gene encoding short-chain dehydrogenase TIC 32, chloroplastic; its protein translation is MWIFGRKGSSGFSASSTAEEVNEGINGSGLTAIVTGATSGIGSETTRVLALSRVHVIMAVRNTEKAIQVKETILKDIPDAKVDVMELDLSTMASVRDFAAKYRSSGLPLHVLVNNAGVLSPQFKLSKENIELHFATNHLGHFLLTNLLLETMKTTAYDQNIEGRIINVSSEGHRLTYSGTLSNHINNESRYNHIYAYGLSKLANILHANELARHLKEEGVNITANSLHPGFINTNIFRGHNIFMVICNKFLRYFIKNVSQGAATTCYLALNPKVKGITGEFFSDSNLKRPSSRASDQELAKELWKFSMGLTSSK